Below is a window of Populus trichocarpa isolate Nisqually-1 chromosome 3, P.trichocarpa_v4.1, whole genome shotgun sequence DNA.
TTTAGTTTAGTTTCAGCACAACGTTACATAAACGACGTTACTTGTGTTACTTTAAATCATGTAAGGGTTCATTCTgacactttatatatatatcgtaatataatgagccattataattataatatcatattatattataatttaaaaattacacaattaaattataaaacatactaaatgatataatttttttttttattcagtatctcacaaaacactatggattggagttgtattttttttaatttgattcttaaatttttattttgcacgATTTAGCtttttcaaatctaaattagcctccaattatatatttttcaaggagGGAGAGATGAATTAGAAGATAAGGAACTGAAGTGAAAAAAACAGGTAGAATAGGAGGAGTGTTTGAAGTTTGTAGTGGAAATTCATTTTCATCCCCCATCTTTTCGAGATATTAGATTATCGgtccttataattttaaaaaattatgggcTTAGCACACAagatgccatttttttttaaatagttggGGTCCACCCCATTATACTTAAAAAAAGGCCTACATGTGGGCCAAAGCTTCATAGGCCAAGCGTTAGGCCTGACTTACTAGGCCCAACAACGCCTGActtaattgttttcttaaaaaaaattaagatgaattctttttaattgatgtcttattttatatgaattttttaaaataatcttttggtatatgatttaattaataatctttctctatgattttctttcacttatttagccttttttagactatgattttatttttatgatagtgggtgtgtttaatttttaaaaagattggtATGATTTAtctgtgagttttttttaaaaaaatttatatagattgaatttgtttttttatataaaatttttaatattgcaACCTtgcatggtatttttttttcttttattttattcatggaatttgaaaagttaatagggattaaattatttttttatcttatttgttttttaattttttcatttgacattgttttttagCTGTTGcctcatatttttatcatattattaaattaatcaagatttaacTTGGTTATCaaatttctcttctttaaaaacataTGTGTCTcatgaactttttttctttcttgttaaaaaaatttgatctcagattttttatgaataatatacAAATAATATCATTGAGAcgtttcataaatattttacagatatatttttacaatattaaaagcatttattttttgcattaaatcgttgttattttgttcctttttatttattgtcaatatcttattttctaatcacattattaaattaatcagtCTTATTAACCTTATTATTTTGACAagatccttatatttttttcaaaaatatttgtattattttaataatttttctactatgaaaaaaataagccaCCTAGTTAGTATTTTGTAATTAAACATACCGTTAATTTCTTATCAAAATATCGGAGGTGTCCTCTCCTTGTGGACGGTGAACAACATTATACTTGCCTAGTACTATTAAACTTGTTAGCTTAGTGCTTACtcctcttgtttcttttttataccATTTTCTAACCAATCATTCTTTTACTTTTGCCAATCATATGCTGTGAACAAATTCTTTCACATGCCTTTCATAATGTTGTCCTTGAATTAAAGCTAACTCTCTGCCAccattcattctttttttaataattatcaaatattttagtgTAATAACAGGTATATGGTGCTTCCTTATTCTGCTTTGCTTCAGATCTGTCATGTCCATCGCTATCAATATGAGTTGTCGTTGTTTTTGAAGAGTGCTTTTTTTCCTGTTCATGCTCTTGCAGCAGCAAACTGTTGAACAGAAACCAATATTTGGTTTTGGAAGCCCCACAAAGATCGATATATCAGTTCCACTCAATAGAGTATTGGACTTGAAGGTCAGgtcgttttcttctttctttcctgcAATTGGAAATGTGCTTATCTTCgtttatttcctttccttttgtcACTTGCTCGTATGATTCCATCGATTCAGAATTGTTAGATATTTATTACTAGTTCTGAAACTAGAAGGTTTCTAAGTTAGCATTATCTTGAGTAGAGCAGAAAGGTCAATACATCAACTCGGTGGGAAGGGTAGTTGAACAAAATATCAATACCTGATTCCCATACTCTGAACCTAACATTATTCCTCAGTTGAAGAAGGAGAAAACTCTTCAAACTGTCCTGTTTCTTGAAATAGACTTCTGCTAAATTTCACCTCAGCTGCACGCGATGGAGTGCCAGATAAGCGACCAATCGATAACCCACTAGCATCAGTGCCATAATTGCCACATCTACCCATAAATGGTTCAGACCCATTGATTTGACAGAAGGAAAATCTCCAACCCGGCACAAGACTCCCTTTGAGCACTCATAGTAATCATCCTCATTGTATTGGACACCAAGAAGAAGCTTGTAACTGTAGTAACTGTAGCTTAAGTACTTCAGCCATACTATGAAAGGAGGGATTTGTTGAACGTAGTATCCTCCGGCAATGAGAAAAACTAGAGTTGTAACTGAAGCTAATGTAGTGGCTTGTTTTATGTCCATTAGAAGAGCACCAATGGCTAATCCAAGACTTTGAGAGACAAGAACGCTGTAAAGAACAACAAGTAGGGAGAGGATAAAAGTTATAGGATCGGCTTTAAGTCCGCCCATCCAATAGATTATGAAGACGAATGCAGTTGGGAGCGCAAGCTCCAATGGCAGATCTCCGAATGTTCGAGCCAGGAAGTAGGATGAAAGATGATACATTCCCGATGCTCGTTCCTTAACCAACATCCTTCTTTCCTGGGGAAATGTGAAAACTGCATTGTAGAGTGGGTAAAATCCCcagaaaacagagaagaagaagagcaatGCAATCTGCAAGAAAAATGCCAACCTTCTTAGCAGTTAGCACATGTGGAACCAAGGAGTCGGAGTTAAATTTCTCGGGTTTCAGTTTCTTCCGATTTAGAAGAGGTGGGAAAAAGATTATAGAAGAAAAGctatcatcaacaaaaaaaagaaatttataataGTCTCATCTAGCTTGGAGTTTCTATGAAATTCAAACcagtgtgttttttaataaattctagCATGAATTTTGAGGTAAAAGCAGTCTCTATAATCTACATGGTAATATAATAAGCGAGAAGAAAAGCTCTTACGCGGTCTTCAATGTGAGAAGTTGGTGTATGCCACCACAGAAGTCCGCCAAGTACACTGACACTGAGGACTTGAAAAATTCTTAGCCTGTTAAAGGACTCGTACCTCCGCTCCCTTAGCCCCCGCTGAAAGAGCACTTTGAACTGATACCACCAGCTTGTGCACCATTGCTCTGACTTTGTTTCAGTTTCTGTTACAATAAGTATTTCTACTTAGCTAAACACTAGAGAACAGGAGGGTGAAATGGGATTATGACGTCGTTGTCAATATAATCAGATGGATAGAGAAAAGGTAGTCATACTTGCAGAGGCATCTTTTGTATAGTTGTAATTATTCGGGTCCGAATTGCAAAGCTCAGCTTTCAGTCTGGTAGAAATGTTCTTCTCATAAGCAGATATAAGAGCTTCCTTCACTAACTTCTGTTCTTGCTCCATGTTCTCACCTTGGTCAGTGGCATTTTTAGAATCAGGACCAATGCCTGCGAGTTTCCAAAAgttgtaagaaaatatataagttGTCTATTATCAAAGAATACTTATTAGCGCTATAATATTTGTGTAGATAAATGATTTCAAAACTGGAACCATTTTGTTTTGTGGTTTGTTTCGAAAACAGATTACTATAATTTCCTACAGTCAACCAAATTGAATACTGGAAATATTGTTTACCCCTTCCTCTACAGGGGTGGTGTCTCGTTAAACTCCCttagtaaaattaacaaagttTTAAGTACCACAGAAACCTTCAGTGGCCCAACAGCCAACTTGAATCTCTGTCTTGCTCaagtgaaatatatatataaagtaataaaTTAGAGATTCTTAATAATTAGAATTTCAAATTACCATTCGCAAGATCAAGTAAGAGATCAGCAGGATTGACGGTCATGGAAGTAGAAAATCCAATGGAGGAAAAATATTCCAAAGCTGCAGATGCAGGACCATAGTAGATGGGATGTCCCTCAGAGAGCAAGACTACCTTATCAAACATGTGGTAAAGTCTGCTTGAGGGCTGGTGAATGGTGGTGACGACAGTTCGTCCCCCACTCGCAAGCCGTTTGATCGTGGTCAGGATCCTTTGAGCTGTAGTTGAATCCAAACCTGATGTGGGCTCATCTAGTAGTAGCAAGCTTGGATTAATTAGCATTTCTTGACCAATACTAACCCTCTTCTTCTCTCCTCCTGATATTCCTCTAAAGAGTGGCCCCCCTATCATGCTGTTCCGGCACCGACTCAACCCCAGTTCAGTTATAACTCGTTGTACATGCTGTGCTTTCTCATCCCTGGTTAATGTTTTGGGTAGCCTTAGCAGTGCAGTGAACAGAAGAGTTTCAGTCACAGTTAGATGTGGGTACAAAATGTCGTCCTGAGCAACGAAGCCTGTGCGTCGTTTCATGGCACCGGAAAAAGGCTGTCCGTTGTATGTGATCTTTCCGGATAGCTTACCAGTTAGACGACCTCCTAGAGCCGTAAGGAGGGTGGTTTTTCCACTTCCAGATGGACCTAGCATTGCTAGGATCTCCCCTGGACAAACCATACCTGTTATCTCATTCAGTATGGTCTTTTCTCGGGTGGTCCATGTGCCACCCCAGCACAATCCCTTCTGATCCTGTTTAACCTTGTACACCACCTcctcaaactgaaaataatcagagataaaataaataaatttgtaatatgtGTGAAAATGCTATTTGATGAGAAACTATTGTTACTCTATATCACATAATCATCCACTAGTCTTTCTAAATATAACCATTCTATATGCTGCTACTAGTATTCCCAgatcaaaaagaagaagaaaaaagagctATTATGATTCTATGTGAGAGACCTTCAAGGTTGTAGGATATATGGTGAGTTGGTGGACAGATTGTGAATTGGCTTGTCCTGGGTAGGCGACGACAGCTCTTTTGTTGATTTCGGACATCTTTGGCAGACCTTCCATAGGAACACTTTTGTGGTCTGGCTTGGGAACTATGGAGTTGAGCGGCATGGCCTGGGAGAGGAGATGTACCCGTTGTTGTCAGTGGTGGTAGTGATGTCTGTAATTAGGAGTGGAGGAAGTTAAGGAATTTCTTTTAACTTGACTTCCCAAACTGAACTGGGCagcttataaatatatagtaGAGAAATACAACCAAGGTACCAAGGAGAATTCTCCTATGTGATGTGCGCCTAGCCTCCTTGGTGGGATCCCAcctctttctttaaaaatattctgTCACTAACTCTTAATTGtgcttttataaattaatctcTGACGGAGTTAATTTCCCTTTATCAGTTTATTCACTAATTCCTCCTCTCATCCTATTTGGAATGTGGGTGCATGCGTCTTTTTATAGCCAGAATTAAACGGTTACAATTTGAAAGATCttcctaaaaataataatactatgcAACTCATGAAGATCATTCTTCTAAATTTAGTCAAACCGTTTTCATGGGGCTAGCAACTCAGAAAATACACATAATGTACTGCTGTAAGGTACTGATCTTGTACCAAATGTCAGTACTAGAGCACCAACTGTCGTTATTCTTCTAAATGTTTTAGTCGTAAATGACTTCTGCTGAATCTTCCTTCTGTGTTTTATGTGCTTGCGCTGCACATGCATACTGTATTGGAAAAAATCAGTGCATGTAGAACAGGAAAAATAGGTaatgttgggtaattcgtacTAGACAAATGATGGTGCTTCCCACCACTGCACACAAAGTACCTAAATCTTGAAGAAAGTGGAAATCGTATTAGAGCTAAATATTGAACTACCCTCGGGTTTCATAGCTCGTaagctatttttatttgcttctctATTTGTGTGTCAATATATCTTCTGTTATCTGTATTTTCCACACACTCTCACAAAACAAAAGTAAGAAAATAAGTATTTTCCAGACACAGAGTTGCGTGTATGTTTGTGTGTGCTTAAAAGTACATGTCTGCAGTGCCTGGAAAACCTTGATGGTGCGTCCCATCATTTCTCAAAGGAATTTAAATTGCCTTTGTATTTCTATTAATAGTCCTTGACGGCGAACTGGGTGCAGATCCGAAATTTTGGCCTGAATAGTCCCCTTTCAGCGTGACTAAACACACTAATGACCTATTGTCCTTCGATAATCTTTAGGTTTAAAGAGATCTCTTATGTCGCCTCCACTCTTTCTGGATGCCATTGCAGCCTagctctttctctctcttttatggTTTAAAGAGATCTCTTATGTCGCCTCCATTCTTTCTTATGCTTTGAACACAAGGAGAATTCCTCACCCGGTACCAATAAACATGGTCCATCCGTGGAAAGTTTGTGAGCTTGGTGTCACGAAAATTATTCATTCTAACCAGATCTTTGTGATGAtaggtgaaaaaataaaaaaaaattatttttatcaataaaaaaaataaagttgccacttaatattttgattattagaaatcctaattaatctCAAAGTCTAGATAAGAGAACTGGTTGTTTATAGGAATAATatgagcgtgtttggcagtgtggttgtgagtgcttttcaaataacttttcgtgccaaaatgcatgtcaatgatgtttttttattttttaaaaatcatttttgacatcagcacatcaaaacgatccaaaacgtacaaaccatattaaattttagcaaaaaaaaaaatttaaaattttttgggaacgcgggttgaaccgcgttcccaaacgcttcctATATCACCCATAGTACACTTTATTTGAGATAAGCTGCATTATTTATctgtctgatataaactaagatgatattatattttttaattgttggtttgtctaaagtttaagaaaagttcttctCAGTAAGAATGTACTTATCTTATCAAGATAAAACCTAACTATTCTagtgtcaatatatatatatatatatatatatatatatatatatatatatatatatatatatatatatatatatttttttttcttttaatattgggaatatgtcttacatataagttcataatccttgATATTCGAAcagacaaaataattttttggtattttaaaaatgtaagtcaagttctcatggatttcataaattggttattaaatccaaaaataaatgcaaatatatcaacaaaactatttttcttgaatttttgtatttaaagatGTTAAATCataccttgtattttttttatgcaaatataattttttttagagacttgaccatatgtatataaataaaaacactgtatttttttttaatatcgggaatacatcttacatataagttcgTAATCCTTGATATTCGAAcaagcaaaataattttttgatattttaaaaatgtaagtcaagttctcatgg
It encodes the following:
- the LOC7478193 gene encoding ABC transporter G family member 14, which encodes MPLNSIVPKPDHKSVPMEGLPKMSEINKRAVVAYPGQANSQSVHQLTIYPTTLKFEEVVYKVKQDQKGLCWGGTWTTREKTILNEITGMVCPGEILAMLGPSGSGKTTLLTALGGRLTGKLSGKITYNGQPFSGAMKRRTGFVAQDDILYPHLTVTETLLFTALLRLPKTLTRDEKAQHVQRVITELGLSRCRNSMIGGPLFRGISGGEKKRVSIGQEMLINPSLLLLDEPTSGLDSTTAQRILTTIKRLASGGRTVVTTIHQPSSRLYHMFDKVVLLSEGHPIYYGPASAALEYFSSIGFSTSMTVNPADLLLDLANGIGPDSKNATDQGENMEQEQKLVKEALISAYEKNISTRLKAELCNSDPNNYNYTKDASAKTETKSEQWCTSWWYQFKVLFQRGLRERRYESFNRLRIFQVLSVSVLGGLLWWHTPTSHIEDRIALLFFFSVFWGFYPLYNAVFTFPQERRMLVKERASGMYHLSSYFLARTFGDLPLELALPTAFVFIIYWMGGLKADPITFILSLLVVLYSVLVSQSLGLAIGALLMDIKQATTLASVTTLVFLIAGGYYVQQIPPFIVWLKYLSYSYYSYKLLLGVQYNEDDYYECSKGVLCRVGDFPSVKSMGLNHLWVDVAIMALMLVGYRLVAYLALHRVQLR